From Candidatus Krumholzibacteriia bacterium, one genomic window encodes:
- a CDS encoding CcmD family protein — translation MTWLFAAFAVVWIAVFAYLVRIGNMQKKLEDEIAALKGKR, via the coding sequence ATGACGTGGTTGTTCGCAGCCTTCGCGGTGGTATGGATTGCCGTTTTCGCCTACCTCGTCCGCATCGGCAACATGCAGAAGAAACTCGAAGACGAAATCGCGGCGCTCAAGGGGAAGCGGTAG